A region of Pyxidicoccus parkwaysis DNA encodes the following proteins:
- a CDS encoding M12 family metallopeptidase — translation MTEADRLRDILQQIAELATSATREDRPLERGGVPREEGEVAAPASQGGCTLKALPSRLVVKAADYARKVNPANSPLLVPLAAAGLRIPQDPMRIAILTSKYWGAATRELTVSFMESTPADLKARIVSHLNAWSTSAGISFVQTNGIGDVRISRGRGGYWSYLGTDIRLIPTGRQTMNLEAFTMNTPESEFRRVVRHEAGHTLGFPHEHMRRELVDRIDPRKAYAYFLATQGWDKETVDQQVLTPLDERSILGTPADQTSIMCYQLPATITRDGKPVEGGLDINMTDYLFAGLIYPRFGMGVVIPGSQAEPAHEEEEQVRAASQGSTAQDWDEAQDPRNLM, via the coding sequence ATGACCGAGGCAGACAGGCTCCGCGACATCCTCCAACAGATTGCCGAGCTGGCCACTTCGGCGACGAGGGAGGACAGGCCATTGGAGCGAGGTGGCGTTCCTCGAGAAGAGGGCGAGGTGGCGGCTCCGGCGAGCCAGGGCGGTTGCACACTGAAGGCCCTGCCCAGCCGCCTGGTGGTGAAGGCGGCCGACTATGCGCGCAAGGTCAACCCCGCCAATTCGCCGCTGCTGGTGCCGCTGGCCGCGGCGGGGCTGCGCATTCCGCAGGACCCGATGCGCATCGCCATCCTCACGTCGAAGTACTGGGGCGCGGCCACGCGTGAGCTGACGGTCAGCTTCATGGAGTCCACGCCGGCCGACCTGAAGGCCCGCATCGTCAGCCACCTGAATGCATGGTCGACGAGCGCGGGCATCTCGTTCGTGCAGACGAATGGCATTGGCGATGTTCGCATCTCCCGGGGGCGGGGTGGCTACTGGTCCTATCTCGGCACGGATATCCGGCTCATTCCGACGGGCCGGCAGACGATGAACCTCGAGGCCTTCACGATGAACACGCCCGAGTCCGAGTTCCGGCGGGTGGTCCGTCACGAGGCGGGGCACACGCTCGGCTTCCCGCACGAGCACATGCGCCGCGAGCTGGTCGACCGCATCGACCCGCGGAAGGCCTACGCGTACTTCCTCGCGACGCAGGGGTGGGACAAGGAGACGGTCGACCAGCAGGTGCTCACGCCGCTCGATGAGCGGTCCATCCTCGGCACTCCGGCGGACCAGACCTCCATCATGTGCTACCAGCTCCCGGCCACCATCACCCGCGACGGGAAGCCCGTCGAGGGCGGTCTGGACATCAACATGACGGACTACCTGTTCGCAGGCCTCATCTACCCGAGGTTCGGCATGGGCGTGGTCATCCCCGGCAGCCAGGCGGAGCCGGCGCACGAGGAGGAGGAGCAGGTCCGCGCCGCGTCGCAGGGCTCCACGGCGCAGGACTGGGACGAGGCGCAGGATCCGCGCAACCTCATGTAG
- a CDS encoding SDR family oxidoreductase has protein sequence MKGKLEGKVAVITGGTSGIGLAAARLFHAEGARVVVTGSNPATVEKARAELRDIADVVQSDASDIAQVRALFEKVKQNFGGLDVLFLNAGISKTSPLAALDEALFDEVFRINVKGPWLALGAALPVFRRGGAVVLNTSMTNRKGMPGSSAYSASKAALRSMARTAAAEFAEYGVRVNAVSPGPTDSGIIAKGRTPEAVSAIEKALIAQIPLRRLGRPEEIARAALFLASEDSSFMTGEEIVVDGGMTSL, from the coding sequence ATGAAGGGGAAGCTGGAAGGAAAGGTGGCGGTCATCACCGGGGGCACGAGCGGGATTGGCCTCGCGGCCGCGCGGCTGTTCCATGCTGAAGGGGCGCGCGTGGTGGTGACGGGCTCGAATCCGGCCACGGTGGAGAAGGCCCGCGCCGAGTTGCGGGACATCGCCGACGTGGTCCAGTCGGATGCCTCGGACATCGCCCAGGTCCGCGCCCTGTTCGAGAAGGTGAAGCAAAACTTCGGAGGGCTGGACGTGCTCTTCCTGAACGCGGGCATCTCGAAGACAAGTCCCCTGGCCGCGCTGGACGAGGCGCTGTTCGATGAAGTCTTCCGCATCAACGTGAAGGGGCCCTGGCTCGCCCTCGGCGCCGCGCTGCCCGTGTTCCGCCGGGGTGGTGCCGTCGTCCTCAACACCTCGATGACGAACCGCAAGGGCATGCCGGGGTCGAGCGCCTACTCCGCCTCGAAGGCCGCGCTCCGCTCGATGGCACGCACGGCCGCGGCCGAGTTCGCGGAGTACGGCGTGCGCGTCAACGCCGTCAGCCCGGGGCCCACGGACTCGGGCATCATCGCCAAGGGCCGCACGCCGGAAGCCGTCTCCGCCATCGAGAAGGCGCTCATCGCCCAGATTCCCTTGCGGCGCCTGGGCCGGCCCGAGGAAATCGCTCGCGCGGCGCTGTTCCTCGCCTCGGAGGACTCCTCGTTCATGACGGGCGAGGAGATTGTCGTGGACGGAGGCATGACGAGCCTCTGA
- a CDS encoding TetR/AcrR family transcriptional regulator, whose amino-acid sequence MARTKEFDREEALDRAMHVFWDKGYEATSLSDLLDAMGIARQSLYDTFGDKHALFMEALDRYETHRVGKLQSCLETAPSVTRAFRDMFEAVADESEHEKRRGCMGISAVMERAPHDAELAKGIAARQRGLEAIFFRALERAREKGELPPTKDTRALARFFVGALQGLRVAATADPKSAALRDIARITLQALE is encoded by the coding sequence ATGGCCCGGACCAAGGAATTCGACCGAGAGGAAGCGCTCGACCGGGCGATGCACGTCTTCTGGGACAAGGGTTACGAGGCGACCTCGCTGAGTGACTTGCTGGACGCCATGGGCATCGCGCGGCAGAGCCTCTACGACACCTTCGGAGACAAGCACGCCCTGTTCATGGAGGCGCTCGACCGCTACGAGACGCACCGGGTGGGCAAGCTCCAGTCCTGTCTGGAGACCGCGCCCTCGGTGACGCGCGCCTTCCGCGACATGTTCGAGGCCGTCGCCGACGAGAGCGAGCACGAGAAGCGCCGGGGCTGCATGGGCATCAGCGCGGTGATGGAGCGCGCGCCCCATGACGCCGAGCTCGCGAAGGGCATCGCGGCACGGCAGCGGGGGCTCGAAGCCATCTTCTTCCGGGCGCTCGAACGGGCGCGCGAGAAGGGCGAGTTGCCGCCCACCAAGGACACGCGCGCCCTGGCCCGCTTCTTCGTGGGGGCGCTGCAGGGACTCCGGGTGGCCGCCACGGCGGACCCCAAGTCCGCGGCCCTTCGCGACATCGCCCGCATCACCCTGCAAGCGCTCGAATAG
- a CDS encoding MBL fold metallo-hydrolase: MSAPRIIRIPILPMGMVNAHLVEGDAGCVLVDAGLPGSAHRVGRALEALGRTWKDLELIVITHAHVDHAGDAAELRKRSGAPIVAHAAEREHLAGLAPMTYCPTGWFGRLFVKTPAIHERYLRVDPDILLSDGETLDLSRFGVRGAVRHTPGHTKGSISVELDSREALVGDLLASGVLLGGIVRAGHAIRPPFEEAPATAGAELERMVDAGIQTFHLGHGGPLNAREVLRHARVLRHLRPGAPIPQRFSPEAARAR; encoded by the coding sequence ATGTCGGCTCCACGCATCATCCGGATTCCCATCCTACCGATGGGCATGGTCAACGCCCACCTCGTCGAGGGCGACGCGGGCTGCGTCCTCGTCGACGCGGGACTGCCTGGCTCGGCGCATCGGGTCGGCAGGGCGCTCGAAGCGCTCGGCCGCACGTGGAAGGACCTCGAGCTCATCGTCATCACCCACGCGCACGTGGACCACGCGGGTGATGCCGCCGAGCTTCGCAAGCGCTCGGGCGCGCCCATCGTCGCCCATGCCGCCGAGCGCGAGCACCTGGCCGGGCTGGCTCCGATGACCTACTGCCCGACGGGTTGGTTCGGCCGCCTCTTCGTGAAGACACCGGCCATCCACGAGCGCTACCTGCGCGTCGACCCGGACATCCTGCTGTCGGACGGCGAGACGCTGGACCTGTCCAGGTTCGGCGTACGGGGTGCGGTGCGACACACGCCGGGACACACGAAGGGCTCCATCTCCGTGGAGCTCGACTCACGCGAGGCGCTGGTGGGAGACCTCCTCGCCTCCGGAGTGCTGCTGGGCGGCATCGTCCGGGCGGGCCATGCCATCCGGCCGCCCTTCGAGGAGGCTCCCGCCACGGCAGGGGCCGAGCTCGAGCGCATGGTGGACGCGGGCATCCAGACCTTCCACCTCGGCCACGGCGGCCCACTGAACGCCCGCGAGGTCCTCCGTCACGCGCGCGTCCTGCGTCACCTGCGGCCCGGCGCCCCCATTCCGCAGCGCTTCTCACCGGAGGCCGCCAGGGCCCGGTGA
- a CDS encoding DUF418 domain-containing protein: MTSTDTLPAALPEARPIDTAERLPLLDTLRGFALCGVFMANVYLWFSGRMFLSRAQYEVTYKDATWLDTTLNYVFGVLIGGRFITLFSFLFGLGFAVQLGRAERRGASVVPVYSRRLTVMLLLGLAHLFLLFQGDIVSTYALLGFALLFFYRRSDRTLLTWAAVLIFLVPVLEQVALHLPEWLGGPGAREAAKASAEHGAALRAQVLEAFMHGSWLDTVRVGAAYYVGDLGRMLSIFFPVIVGRFLLGLWAGRNRIFHDAPAHLPFFRRLLAWGLGLGLLSSGVGVLVGQLMSRKVISPESLPWLPIALAPVRHLGEMAVASVYVASLTLLFQREAWRRRLSVLAPVGRMALTNYLLESVMGVAVFYGYGLEWMNTLGTSAQFCMALGLFSLQVVFSHLWLARFRFGPVEWVTRSLTYGRAQPMRRGAAPGDSEVVNA; this comes from the coding sequence ATGACGTCCACCGACACCCTACCGGCCGCGCTCCCCGAGGCCCGTCCCATTGACACGGCCGAGCGGCTTCCCCTGCTCGACACGCTGCGCGGCTTCGCGCTGTGCGGCGTCTTCATGGCCAACGTCTACCTGTGGTTCAGCGGGCGCATGTTCCTCTCCCGCGCCCAGTACGAGGTGACCTACAAGGACGCGACCTGGCTGGACACCACGCTCAACTATGTCTTCGGCGTGTTGATTGGCGGCCGGTTCATCACCCTCTTCTCGTTCCTCTTCGGCCTGGGGTTCGCGGTGCAGCTCGGGCGCGCGGAGCGGCGCGGCGCTTCCGTGGTGCCCGTGTACTCACGGCGCCTCACGGTGATGCTGCTCCTGGGGCTCGCGCACCTGTTCCTGCTCTTCCAGGGCGACATCGTCAGCACCTATGCGCTGCTGGGCTTCGCACTGTTGTTCTTCTACCGCCGCTCGGACCGCACGCTGCTGACCTGGGCGGCGGTGCTCATCTTCCTCGTGCCCGTGCTGGAGCAGGTGGCGCTGCACCTGCCGGAGTGGCTCGGCGGGCCGGGAGCCAGGGAGGCCGCGAAGGCGTCCGCGGAGCACGGCGCGGCGCTTCGGGCCCAGGTGCTGGAGGCGTTCATGCACGGCTCGTGGCTCGACACGGTGCGCGTGGGCGCGGCGTACTACGTGGGCGACCTGGGCCGGATGCTCAGCATCTTCTTCCCCGTCATCGTCGGCCGCTTCCTGCTGGGCCTGTGGGCCGGGCGCAACCGCATCTTCCACGACGCGCCCGCGCACCTGCCCTTCTTCCGCCGGCTGCTCGCGTGGGGCCTGGGGCTGGGGCTCCTCTCCAGCGGCGTGGGCGTGCTCGTCGGGCAGCTCATGTCCCGCAAGGTCATCTCCCCGGAGTCGCTCCCCTGGCTGCCCATCGCCCTGGCGCCGGTGAGGCACCTCGGGGAGATGGCCGTCGCTTCGGTCTACGTGGCCAGCCTCACCCTGCTCTTCCAGCGTGAGGCCTGGCGGCGGCGGTTGTCGGTGCTGGCACCAGTGGGCCGCATGGCGCTGACGAACTACCTGCTGGAGTCGGTGATGGGCGTGGCCGTGTTCTACGGCTACGGGCTGGAGTGGATGAACACCCTCGGGACCTCGGCGCAGTTCTGCATGGCCCTGGGCCTCTTCTCGCTCCAGGTCGTCTTCAGCCACCTGTGGCTGGCGCGCTTCCGCTTCGGCCCCGTGGAGTGGGTAACGCGCTCGCTGACGTATGGACGGGCACAGCCCATGCGCCGAGGCGCGGCGCCCGGTGACAGCGAGGTGGTGAACGCCTGA
- a CDS encoding helix-turn-helix domain-containing protein produces the protein MELIKNATPPEVLVEHSVRLGESELLWLRPEPFAVRCEPEREQGALKLVVAVEGGGILQQDGRQAVLEEGAFTWLQSDVPFELTMARGRRLLLRMPAEQVRRRHPEVDLRPAVARGQHHAGERILARLLQGFALESRALSAPSCAATVNTLLEAVGLCPRAEVIDAALVRVERAVASIELRLGEPGLQPEDISREQGVSRRYLDGVLKKATGRTLADFIRLRRLERAAEDLKSRPEDLTAEVATRWGFRDASHFTRLFRQRYGTTPTGYRRQ, from the coding sequence ATGGAACTGATCAAGAACGCGACCCCACCCGAGGTGCTCGTCGAGCACTCCGTCCGCCTGGGCGAGAGCGAGCTGCTGTGGCTGCGGCCTGAGCCCTTCGCGGTGCGGTGTGAGCCCGAGCGCGAGCAGGGCGCCCTCAAGCTCGTCGTCGCGGTGGAGGGAGGAGGCATCCTCCAACAGGACGGACGCCAGGCCGTGCTGGAGGAAGGCGCCTTCACGTGGCTCCAGTCCGATGTCCCCTTCGAGCTGACGATGGCGCGAGGACGCCGGCTCCTCCTGCGGATGCCCGCGGAGCAGGTGCGTCGCAGACATCCCGAGGTCGACCTTCGTCCGGCCGTGGCGCGCGGGCAGCACCATGCGGGAGAGCGCATCCTCGCCCGGCTGCTCCAGGGCTTCGCGCTCGAGAGCCGTGCCCTGAGCGCGCCGTCGTGCGCGGCCACCGTCAACACGCTGCTGGAGGCGGTGGGCCTGTGTCCCCGCGCCGAGGTCATCGACGCGGCCCTGGTGCGAGTCGAGCGGGCCGTCGCCAGCATCGAGCTGCGGCTCGGAGAGCCGGGCCTCCAGCCCGAGGACATCTCCCGCGAGCAGGGCGTGAGCCGGCGCTACCTCGACGGAGTCTTGAAGAAGGCCACCGGGCGGACCCTGGCGGACTTCATCCGACTGCGCCGGCTGGAGCGGGCGGCGGAGGATTTGAAGTCGCGGCCCGAGGACCTCACGGCCGAGGTCGCCACCCGCTGGGGCTTCCGGGACGCGAGCCACTTCACACGCCTGTTCCGGCAGCGCTACGGCACCACTCCGACGGGATATCGCCGGCAGTGA
- a CDS encoding FBP domain-containing protein yields MFRIENEKELLGAFRSRDRKHVELPRGTRLPLFVRDYLAWVDPYGVRVFLVFTAPGSKRLTGIAFRRDQQGDPTHAPHMCDWCLSPGTSDQIGLLTTDVDSKRRVGINLCLDLRCREKLEMAMNLAGRSVLDETQRMLERMTRFATEALGMDVG; encoded by the coding sequence ATGTTCCGCATCGAGAACGAGAAGGAATTGCTGGGCGCGTTTCGCTCGCGGGACCGCAAGCATGTCGAGCTGCCCAGGGGCACGCGCCTCCCCCTCTTCGTCCGCGACTACCTCGCGTGGGTGGACCCGTATGGGGTGCGCGTCTTCCTGGTGTTCACCGCGCCGGGCAGCAAGCGCCTCACGGGCATCGCCTTCCGGAGGGACCAGCAGGGGGACCCGACCCACGCGCCTCACATGTGTGATTGGTGCCTCTCTCCCGGCACGTCGGACCAGATTGGGCTGCTCACCACGGATGTCGACTCGAAGCGCCGTGTGGGAATCAATCTCTGTCTGGACCTGCGGTGCCGGGAGAAGCTGGAGATGGCGATGAACCTCGCCGGCCGGAGCGTCCTGGATGAAACGCAGCGGATGCTCGAGCGAATGACGCGCTTCGCCACCGAGGCCCTGGGCATGGACGTCGGCTGA
- a CDS encoding SDR family oxidoreductase has translation MADVKKVAFITGGNRGIGLQTSRELGQKGFEVIIGARDATRGAAALQELRTDGVKAEFVLYDAKRPETDQAVKDYIESRHGKLDVLVNNAGLLREELLGKNASNVPEDVLRETFETNLFAVVRLTQTLLPLVKKAPAGRIVNVSSILGSLGMHSAEGSPIAAAKSFAYNASKAALNAFTVHLADELKGTSVKVNSAHPGWVKTELGGPHAPMDVADSARTSVRLATLGADGPSGGFFHENDRLPW, from the coding sequence ATGGCTGACGTGAAGAAGGTGGCATTCATCACCGGTGGCAACCGCGGCATCGGGCTCCAGACGTCGCGCGAGCTGGGGCAGAAGGGCTTCGAGGTCATCATCGGCGCTCGCGACGCGACGCGGGGCGCGGCCGCGCTCCAGGAGCTGCGCACCGACGGGGTGAAGGCAGAGTTCGTGCTCTATGACGCCAAGCGGCCGGAGACGGACCAGGCCGTGAAGGACTACATCGAGTCCCGCCACGGCAAGCTGGACGTGCTGGTGAACAACGCCGGGCTGCTTCGCGAAGAGCTGCTCGGGAAGAACGCGTCCAACGTCCCGGAGGACGTCCTGCGCGAGACGTTCGAGACCAACCTCTTCGCCGTCGTGCGCCTGACGCAGACGCTGCTGCCGCTCGTCAAGAAGGCTCCGGCCGGGCGCATCGTGAATGTGTCGAGCATCCTCGGCTCGCTGGGGATGCACTCCGCGGAGGGCTCGCCCATCGCCGCCGCGAAGTCGTTCGCCTACAACGCCTCGAAGGCCGCGCTCAATGCGTTCACCGTGCATCTGGCGGACGAGCTGAAGGGCACGAGCGTGAAGGTCAACTCCGCGCACCCGGGCTGGGTGAAGACGGAGCTGGGTGGCCCGCATGCCCCCATGGACGTCGCGGACAGTGCGCGCACCAGCGTGCGCCTCGCCACCCTGGGCGCGGATGGCCCGAGCGGCGGGTTCTTCCACGAGAACGACCGGCTGCCCTGGTAG
- a CDS encoding DUF7873 family protein has protein sequence MTRLNQIIAVEKGVKNRSQQELTQAHHDLQKPQLLAGISRTYQPRDEEGERFPPESTRVQVRTDDVLKKTREILARLFDVTATKDLTNCHARADVKVDGKVLLKGAPATYLLFLEKQLVDLHTFVQKLPTLDPSESWVPDPAQGLWATEPVQTAKTKKVPRNHVKSEATEKHPAQVEVYYEDIVVGYWKTVKFSGALPALRVNDMLERVEKLQQAVKFAREEANAAEVEELKAGDALLGYVFGQA, from the coding sequence ATGACCAGGCTGAACCAGATCATCGCAGTCGAGAAGGGCGTGAAGAACCGCTCGCAGCAGGAGCTCACGCAGGCCCACCACGACTTGCAGAAGCCGCAGCTCCTCGCTGGCATCTCCCGCACCTACCAGCCCCGTGACGAGGAGGGTGAGCGCTTTCCCCCCGAGTCCACGCGCGTCCAGGTGCGAACCGACGACGTGCTGAAGAAGACCCGTGAAATCCTCGCCCGGCTCTTCGATGTCACCGCCACGAAGGACCTCACCAACTGCCACGCGCGCGCCGACGTGAAGGTGGATGGCAAGGTGTTGCTCAAGGGCGCGCCCGCGACGTACCTGCTCTTCCTGGAGAAGCAGTTGGTGGACCTGCACACGTTCGTGCAGAAGCTCCCCACGCTGGACCCGTCGGAGAGCTGGGTGCCGGACCCGGCCCAGGGCCTGTGGGCGACGGAGCCGGTGCAGACGGCCAAGACGAAGAAGGTCCCTCGCAACCACGTGAAGTCCGAGGCCACGGAGAAGCACCCGGCCCAGGTGGAGGTGTATTACGAGGACATCGTCGTCGGTTACTGGAAGACGGTGAAGTTCTCCGGCGCCCTGCCCGCCCTCCGCGTCAACGACATGCTCGAGCGCGTGGAGAAGCTCCAGCAGGCGGTCAAGTTCGCGCGCGAGGAGGCCAACGCCGCCGAGGTGGAAGAGTTGAAGGCCGGCGATGCGCTGCTCGGCTACGTCTTCGGCCAGGCGTAA
- a CDS encoding TetR/AcrR family transcriptional regulator, with translation MGRTRSFDEEVALDRAMRLFWKQGYEGTSLEDLTSTLGIAKPSLYAAFGNKRALFTKAVERYIRGVGAELQRALDEPRAEDVVRRFLRIYTEVRTDAPPGCFLVQGALACSPESAEVQHEVAERRQEAEALLAQRLARAQKEGDLPAEARPNDLAKYVCTVAQGLSVQAAGGATTAQLRRVAELALMNWTALAGEKRRPEGRR, from the coding sequence ATGGGACGCACGAGGAGCTTCGACGAAGAGGTCGCGCTGGACCGCGCGATGCGGCTGTTCTGGAAGCAGGGCTACGAGGGGACCTCCCTCGAGGACCTGACATCCACGCTCGGCATCGCGAAGCCCAGCCTCTATGCGGCGTTCGGCAACAAGCGCGCCCTCTTCACCAAGGCCGTGGAACGCTACATCCGGGGCGTCGGAGCAGAGCTCCAGCGCGCGCTGGACGAACCGCGCGCGGAGGATGTCGTCCGCCGCTTCCTCCGCATCTACACGGAGGTGCGCACCGACGCGCCGCCCGGGTGCTTCCTCGTCCAGGGAGCGCTGGCGTGCAGCCCCGAGTCGGCGGAGGTGCAGCACGAGGTAGCGGAGCGGCGCCAGGAGGCGGAGGCGCTGCTCGCCCAGCGGCTGGCGCGTGCCCAGAAGGAAGGCGACCTGCCGGCGGAGGCGCGGCCGAATGACCTCGCGAAGTATGTGTGCACGGTGGCCCAGGGACTCTCGGTGCAGGCCGCGGGCGGCGCCACCACCGCGCAGCTCCGGCGGGTGGCCGAGCTCGCGCTGATGAACTGGACCGCGCTGGCCGGCGAGAAGCGCAGGCCCGAGGGACGCAGGTAG